The following is a genomic window from Plasmodium cynomolgi strain B DNA, scaffold: 0415, whole genome shotgun sequence.
TTTATACTCTCATGattcttaaaataatcatgcaaatacttttcttcatcccattgaaaaaattaccatCTAAATAAAAGTAACAAGATTTACCTGCTACAGCATCATTATTAATGCTAAGTATTatcttattaattttgttcaaatcATCTCTAAAAACTATTATATTTGGAAGATTCCTTAAAGATATTACTTAATTTTTCACCAGCCCAGTAAATTAAGTAAGAACAACGGTTTTCTTCAAGATTGCTGTTATCATTAATAATgtatttcttttcctttaaatttttatatataaaattttacaaaattttttaagctcttcttttttgttatcgGACCCCAAAAGTCCATTACAAACACTTTCATAATTGCTAACATTATCAGTTTTGTTAAATCCTTCATATACAGTGTTAGATGgtaacatatttaaatattttcctgaaggaagaaataaaatgatgtcatataaataaatgtatctttaaaacattaaaatttattctttcATGGATCAGTAATTgatgttaaaataaaatttttttaaataaaatttaataaaatatcacaataatttttttaatttatttaaaaaaaattttgctatttACTTTAatctccttttcattttccaaaGGTTCCATTATTGGTTCGATAACTTCTTTAGGCAATTGCTTTAATAGACCTGTAGTTACATTTTCTGCTTCGAATAATGATTTTATTCCATTCTGAGGACACATTCCTTCTAAGAATGATAAAGAatcattattaaatttttcttgaaagttctttatttcttcctggTAGTATTTGGTTAAGTCTAAAAGACTTTCGTCTTTCATTCTTTTGTATAATTCAAAGTAAAGTTTTACGAACTTGCAATATATTTCCTTATTCGTCTGTTCTTCCttattcattatattttttatgtcttcgTAATATTCTGTAAAATCgtgtaacaattttttgtttctcaaCACCCGGGTATTGAATACTTTGTCAAgtttatttatacattttttattattatcattgAAACATTTAGTATTCTCTTTCAATATGCCCATTTCGTTGAATACATCATGAATCTGAAAAAGCGTGAAATTACTTTCTTCTATTACACCGTACAACCAATATAACAAATAATCTGAACActtatcatattttatgtCATAACAATTACAAATTTGTCCAATACAATCAGCGATTTCATTTATTAGTTTTACTTTACACGTATGTTTTGAAGTATTGTTTTCATTGCTTTCTCTGCTAGCATTATCGGGGTTATCACATGTATAAACACAGAGATCTAAATGAGTATAGAACTTAATTAAATTTGATATATCCTTAAATTTATCCTACAGATAAAggtaatatataaatgtgtaAAGATTTGTTTTTATGAATGAATATTTCAATCAAATTAAGAAATTAAATATTCAAATAATCAGCTAAACAtaaaatgttattaaaaggtgaaaatatatattttcaaatagagtctttacaaatattttttttaaaggttCATTCCATATAGTGGTTTCCTGAAgatgtaatttattaatcTTCTTTGTAGTGTCATCTAACCATACACTTCTTGGAATATAtcttatataattattttcctctaGTGAACGCACATTTCTGTTTTCGGGGGTTAACAATAAATCTAGACATGTACTTGgacatttttcctttaataGATTTAACTTGTCATTTTCTTTCATATCTATTTTTATAGATGTTCCTGTTTCTTCACGTTGCACATCATTCGTCATTGTGTTAACATGATTCACCTTTACGTATAAACTAAATATCGCCCATAAAATGCTACaatatttatctt
Proteins encoded in this region:
- a CDS encoding CYIR protein (putative;~vir-type antigen); protein product: MTNDVQREETGTSIKIDMKENDKLNLLKEKCPSTCLDLLLTPENRNVRSLEENNYIRYIPRSVWLDDTTKKINKLHLQETTIWNEPLKKIFDKFKDISNLIKFYTHLDLCVYTCDNPDNASRESNENNTSKHTCKVKLINEIADCIGQICNCYDIKYDKCSDYLLYWLYGVIEESNFTLFQIHDVFNEMGILKENTKCFNDNNKKCINKLDKVFNTRVLRNKKLLHDFTEYYEDIKNIMNKEEQTNKEIYCKFVKLYFELYKRMKDESLLDLTKYYQEEIKNFQEKFNNDSLSFLEGMCPQNGIKSLFEAENVTTGLLKQLPKEVIEPIMEPLENEKEIKVNSKIFFK